Proteins from one Falco naumanni isolate bFalNau1 chromosome 10, bFalNau1.pat, whole genome shotgun sequence genomic window:
- the CTCFL gene encoding LOW QUALITY PROTEIN: transcriptional repressor CTCFL (The sequence of the model RefSeq protein was modified relative to this genomic sequence to represent the inferred CDS: inserted 2 bases in 2 codons; deleted 1 base in 1 codon; substituted 8 bases at 8 genomic stop codons), with protein LHMVIYSGPNVLAGMAVSMWEGICLFCNIGLMQINILQEKGQAKSSEGKATEKPPSMLQTQVQQLTPSEKGGGKELPFTLRRTKSQSCKAGDDLPDXYSEGKEQECATPSEQTVVRNPKDLKVQICAPYWKXGEKAVFSCGLCAFTSLRISSLNCHVKTHSDEKRHACHLCLKAFCTASLLYNHVNVHTGTRTYKCSACDIAFVTSVELSXHRRYKHALENPFKCXVCKYSSVEASKMKLHICSHTGECSXACDLCSYASKDAYKLKRHMITHSGRTLKXKKTYECYVCQDKFTQSGTMKIHMLQKHGKNTPKYQCPHCSTFIAQKSDLGVHLXNLHPSYMAVAIKYGYCEVVFHERSALIQHKKTHRNEKIFKCKQCSYICLQDKCLVLHKXTHTGEKLFTXSCSKSFRQKQLLTLHWKKHHDSNIKPTVYEHPKYGEGYSLWNNMHKHTENCGLVRAKTATPRKRSKDKNETHENLKCVKQEVDLELFRDISTVKNXYCATLATIQL; from the exons CTTCACATGGTTATCTATTCTGGGCCCAA TGTGCTGGCAGGCATGGCTGTAAGCATGTGGGAAGGTATCTGTCTTTTTTGTAACATAGGGCTGATGCAGATTaacattttgcaagaaaaagggCAAGCGAAGAGTTCAGAAGGCAAGGCAACAGAGAAACCACCAAGCATGCTACAGACTCAG GTCCAGCAACTAACCCCATCTGaaaaggggggaggaaaggaacTTCCTTTCACTCTTAGGAGAACAAAGAGCCAGAGCTGCAAAGCCGGTGATGATTTGCCAGACTAATACAGTGAAGGTAAAGAGCAGGAATGTGCAACTCCATCAGAACAAACAGTTGTAAGAAATCCCAAGGATCTAAAAGTTCAGATTTGTGCTCCATATTGGAAGTAAG gagaaaaagcagttttcagctgTGGTTTGTGCGCATTCACCTCACTTAGAATATCAAGTCTTAATTGTCATGTGAAAACCCATTCTGATGAGAAACGTCATGCATGTCACCTCTGCCTTAAGGCTTTTTGTACAGCTTCTCTCCTGTATAACCATGTGAATGTACATACAG GGACCAGAACCTATAAATGCAGTGCCTGTGACATAGCGTTTGTGACCAGTGTTGAGCTTTCATGACACAGGCGTTACAAGCATGCTTTAGAAAATCCTTTCAAGT TAGTGTGTAAGTACTCTAGTGTAGAA GCAAGCAAAATGAAACTACATATTTGCTCACATACAGGAGAGTGTTCTTAAGCTTGTGACCTTTGCAGTTATGCTAGCAAAGATGCATATAAACTGAAGCGGCACATGATAACTCATTCAGGTAGGACTCTGAA GTGAAAAAAAACCTATGAATGTTACGTTTGCCAGGACAAATTCACTCAGAGTGGTACCATGAAAATCCATATGTTACAAAAGCATGGCAAAAATACGCCAAAATACCAGTGTCCACATTGTAGTACTTTTATTGCGCAAAAAAGTGACCTGG GTGTCCACTTGTGAAATCTGCAT CCTTCCTACATGGCAGTGGCAATTAAATACGGTTACTGTGAAGTTGTTTTTCATGAGCGCTCTGCTCTTATTCAGCACAAGAAGACTcatagaaatgagaaaatattcaAATGCAAGC AGTGTAGTTATATTTGTTTGCAAGATAAAT GCCTAGTTTTACATAAATAAACCCATACTGGTGAGAAGCTCTTCA TGAGCTGCAGCAAAAGCTTTCGACAGAAGCAGCTTCTCACTCTTCACTGGAAGAAGCACCATGATTCTAATATTAAGCCTACAGTTTATGAGCACCCGAAATATGGTGAGGGCTACTCACTCTGG AATAATATGCATAAGCATACTGAAAATTGTGGGTTGGTGAGGGCAAAAACTGCTACAcccagaaaaagaagcaaggaCAAAAATGAAACCCATGAGAACCTAAAGTGTGTTAAGCAAGAAG TTGACCTGGAATTGTTCAGAGACATCTCCactgtgaaaaattaatattgtgCCA CTCTAGCAACCATACAGCTGTAG